GCTGCTGTCGTCGAGCTATGTGCTGCTGACCATCGGTGCGAGCAAAGACCGTGTCCGCGCGGGCATCTCGTACGTGATGGTGTCGATGGTGTCGTCGCTGGTGTTCCTGTTCGGCATCGCCCTGGTCTACGCCGCCACCGGAACCCTCAACCTCGCCGAGATCGCGGTGCGCCTCGACGACGTGTCCAGCGGGACCCGATCGGCGATGTTCGCCGTGCTGCTGGTCGCGTTCGGCATCAAGGCCGCGGTGTTCCCGCTGTCGGCCTGGTTGCCGGACTCCTATCCCACCGCACCGGCACCGGTCACCGCTGTGTTCGCCGGCCTGCTCACCAAGGTCGGTGTGTACGCGATCATCCGCGCGCACTCGCTGCTGTTCCCGTCCGGCGGGCTGGATCCGGTGCTGCTGGTCGCGGCCCTGCTCACCATGCTGATCGGCATCCTCGGTGCGATCGCGCAGAGCGACATCAAGCGGCTGCTGTCGTTCACGCTGGTGAGCCACATCGGCTACATGGTGTTCGGGATCGCGTTGTCCAGCCAGCTCGGTATGTCGGGGGCGATCTACTACGTCGCGCACCACATCCTGGTGCAGACCACGCTGTTCCTCGTGGTGGGGTTGATCGAACGCCAGGCCGGGGCGTCGACCATGCAGCGGCTCGGCGGGCTGGCCGCCGCGAGCCCGCTGCTCGCGTTCGTGTTCGTCGTGCCCGCCCTCAATCTCGGTGGGATTCCGCCGTTCTCCGGGTTCATCGGCAAGGTGGCGCTGCTGGAGGCCGGCGCGCAGGACGGCTCGGTGCTGGCCTGGACGCTGGTCGGCGGCGGTGTGGTGACCAGCCTGCTGACGCTGTACGTGGTCGCCCGCGTGTGGACCAAGGCGTTCTGGCGGTCCCGCGAGGACGCGCCGGAAGGGCACCTGTCGGCCGCGTCGCCGTCGGCGCTGCTCGACGAACCCGAGGACATCGAGTTCGTCGACCGCGACCACGTGGGCCGGATGCCCGCCGGCATGGTCGCGCCGACCGGCGCGCTGATCGCCGTCGGCCTGGCGCTGACGATCTTCGCGGGACCGATCTTCGCCTACAGCGAGCGGGCGTCCGGTGAGGTGCTGGACCGCGGGCAGTACATCACGGCGGTGGTGGGAACCCGATGAGAAGTATCGTGTTGCGCGCCTGGGTGCTGTGCTGGCTGGTGCTGGTCTGGGTGCTGTTGTGGGGCAACCTGTCTGCGGCCAACGTGCTGTCGGGATTGGCGGTCGCGCTGCTGATCACGCTGCTGCTGCCGCTGCCCGCGGTGCCCGTCGAGGGCAAGGTGCACCCGCTATCGCTGCTGTGGCTCCTGCTCACCGTCGCCTACCGGCTGGTGCTGTCCTCGGTGCAGGTGGCGCTGCTCGCCGTCAAACCCAGTCCGCCGCTGTCGGCGGTGCTGCGTGCGCACCTGTCGGTGAAGTCCGATCTGGTGCTGGCGCTGGCGGTCAACATCTTCAACCTGATCCCCGGTTCGATCGTGCTGGAGATCGACCAGTCCCGTCGCATGCTCTACATGCACGTGATCGATGTCGGCTCCGACCGCGCGGTGAGCCGGTTCTACGCCCAGATCGCCGAGGTGGAGCGACTGCTGGTGCGGGCGTTCGAACGCGAAGAGGACTGGCGGCCCACGACGAACGGACGCGACGCATGACGGTCGTCTGGGTGATCGCCGCGGTCATGATCACCGCGGCCGCCGCGATCACGATGTTCCGCTTGCTGGCCGGGCCGAGCACCCTGGACCGGTTGGTCGCCGTCGACACCCTGATCGCGGTGGCCATGTGCGGGGTCGGCATCTGGGCGGCATACAGCCTGGACAGCACCGTGACCTACGGGTTGACCGCGCTGGCGTTGATCAGCTTCGTCGGGTCGGTGAGCGTCGCGCGCTTCCGCGTGCCCGACATCAAGGACGGGCGGGGGCCGCGGTGAACGTCTACGACATCGTCACCGCCGTGCTGGTGCTCGGCGGTTCCACGCTGGCGTTGACCGCCGCGATCGGGGTGGTCCGCTTCCCCGACACGTTGACCCGGATGCACGCCGCCTCCAAACCTCAGGTGCTCGGACTGCTGCTGGTGCTCGCGGGCGCGGCGATCCGGCTGCGGGGCAACGCCGACGTCGGGATGCTGCTGCTCGCGGGGCTCTTCACCGTGATCACCGCCCCGGTCGTCGCCAACCGGGTTGGCCAGCTCGCATACCGGGAACAGAACGTCCGAGACGATCTGTTGACGGCGGACGAGGCGAACGAGTTCGCCGAGCGGACGGAAAGCGGTGCCAATGACCAGGACTGACGGCGACACCTGGGACATCACCGAGAGCGTCGGCGCGACGGCGCTGGGCGTGGCGTGGTCGCGGGCGCAGGAGAAGGACACCGAGTGTCCGTTGTTCATCGATCCGTTCGCCCAACTGTTCATCGACGCCGCCCTCGAGCGCGGCTGGCGGCTGCCCCCGGCGCACATGCTGGACCGGATCCGGGCGATCGGCGGGTACGCGGCGTCGCGCACCAAGTGGTTCGACGAGTTCTTCGTCGCTGCGGGTGCCAACGGCATCGACCAGGTGGTGATCCTGGCTGCCGGGCTGGATGCGCGGGCGTGGCGGCTGCCGTGGGTCGACGGCACCGTCGTCTACGAGATCGACCAGCCCAGGGTGCTGGGGTTCAAGGCCGAGACACTGCGCAAGAACGACGTCTCGCCGGCGACGACGTACATGCCGGTGCCGATCGATCTGCGCGACGACTGGCCGCGGGCGCTGCGCGACGCCGGCTTCGACCCGACCGAGCCGACCGCGTGGGCCGCCGAGGGGCTGTTGCCGTATCTGCCTGCCGCCGGACAGGATCTGCTGTTCGAGCGGATCTCCGACCTCAGCGCGCGGGGCAGCCGGATCGCGGTCGAGGCGTTCGGCGCCGACTTCTTCGATCCGGAGTACCTGGCCAGCAGGCGCGAGAAGCTGCGCGCGTCCCAGCAGGACGGCGACGCCGACGACAGTGCGTTCGACGTGGCGGACATGTGGTTCATCGAGGACCGCACCGAGGTGGCCGACTGGCTGGCCGAGCACGGCTGGGACGTGGCGGCCGTCGAGGCCGCCGATCTCATGGGCCGCTACGGCCGTTGCGCGGCCGGCGAAGTCGACGACGCCACGCCGCGAACGGTTTTCGTCGAGGGCCAGCGCAGCTGCTGACCTACTCGCCGGACAGCTGGAATTCGACCATCGCGGTGACGGTCTCCACCGCGTCGGCAAGAGCCGCAAGCCGGTCGGCGGGGCTCGGCGCGGCCAGCACCGCGTACCGGTCGGCCTGCCCCATCGGCAGCCGGGATGCCAACGCGTACAACCACTTCCCGACATCCCCGGATGCGTCGGCGCCCGCCACCACCTCCCGGGCGTCGACCTGGGCGCCGCGCGCCGCGGCGATCCGCTCGAACAGCGCGACCATCCGGTCCTCCACGGCGCGGATCGCGTCGGTGTCGACGGGGCCGCCGGGCTGATCCGGCCACGGCTCGATCGCCGCCCGCGGATACGGGTCGTCGGGCTGCCATTCCAGCACCCGGATACGTTCGCCCATCACGCATTTCAGGCGGTAGCGACCGTCGCCGTGGTCGCCGACATCGGTGATGTGCGCCAGCGCGCCCACGTCGCTGCGGGTGTCCCCGCCACCGACTTCGCGGCCGGCGGCGATCAGCACCACCCCGAACGCCGGGTCGGACTGGGCCAGGCAGTCGCGGACCAGCGCGGTGTAGCGGGGCTCGAAGATGCGTAGCGGCAGTTCCTCGCCGGGCAGCATCGCGACCTGCAGCGGGAACATCGGCATCGCCGGCATGTCAGATGTCCAGTTCGCCGATCAGCGCGTCGACCACGGCGTGCAGGTCGCCGTCGTGTTCCTCGGCGACACGGCGCTGCCGTTGATAGGACCCGCCGGTGCGGTAGATGTCCTCGACGCGCGCGAGTTCATCGGCGCAGTGCAGCGACGCCGCCACCGGTTCGAGCCGGTTCAGCAGGTCCTCGAGGTCGTCGGTCACCAGCCGCTCGTTGCTGTCGGCGTCCTGGATGATGATCGCGTCCAGACCGTAACGTGCTGCGCGCCACTTGTTTTCCTGCACATGCCACGGCGGCATGGTCGGCAGCGGCTCCCCCGCGTCGAGCCGGCGATCGAGGTCGACGACCAGGCAGTGGGTCAACGCGACCAACGCGCTCAGCTCGCGCAGGTTCGACACCCCGTCGAAGATCCGGATCTCGACGGTGCCGATGTGCGGCGAAGGCCGGATGTCCCAACGGATTTCGTTCATGTGGTCGATGATGCCGGTCTTCTTCTGGTCGTGGACGAAGTGCTCCCATTCGGCCCACGTCTGGAAGTGGAACGGCAACCCGGCCGTCGGCAACTGCTGGAACATCATCGCTCGGTTCGACGCGTACCCGGTGTCCTCGCCGTCCCAGAACGGCGACGACGCCGACAGCGCCAGCAGGTGCGGATAGTGGTTGAGCAGTGAGGTGTTGATCGCCATCACCTTGTGCGCCGAGCGCACCCCGACGTGCACGTGTACACCCCAGATCAGCATCTGCCTGCCCCACCACTGGGTGCGCTTGATCAGTTCGGCGTAGCGCGGTGCGTCGGTCAGGCTGCCCGGCGACCACTGGGCGAACGGATGGGTGCCCGCGCAGAACAACTCCATGTCGCGGTCGCGGACGATCCGGCGCGCGCTGTGCAGCGTTGAGCGCAGGTCGTCCATCGCCTCGGGCACCGAATCGCAGATGCCCGTGACGATTTCGACGGTGTTCCGCAGCAGCTCCTTGTGCACGTGCGGGGTGTCACCGAGTTCCTCGATGACGGCGGTCGCCTCGTTGCTCAGATCACGGGTCTGCGCGTCGACGAGCGCGAACTCCCATTCGACGCCGACCGTGGGCTTCGGTGAGCCCGCGAAATCGATGCGGCTGCTAGCCGGCAGAGATGACACCGCAAGCCACCCGTGCGCCGGCATCACCGGTCGCCAGAGTGGCCGCATCAGGCGGCGGATCGCCGTTGACCTGCTGGTAGCGCTCCGGCGGAATGTTGGCGAAGTTGTCGGCCTTCTCGTGGATGATGATGGCCGTCCCCGCACCCGAGGTGAGCTCCTCGGCGGTGAACGCGTCGGTGGTCGTCACCAGCTTCGCCGACCCGTCCTCGCGGACCTGCAGCGACGACAGGTCGCCGCTGGCGGGGTGGCCGCTGTGGCCGGGCACCTGGAAATGCCCACCGGCGGAGTTGAAGTTGCCCGGCGCGCCGCCGGTCGGGGCGACCGAGTTCGCCTCACACTTGCCGACCTGGTGGATGTGCATGCCGTGGAAGCCCGGGGTCAGCTCGCCCGGGGTGGTGGTCTCCACCGTGACCGTCGCAAAGTCGCCGGTGAACGCGATGTTCGCGGTGGCGACCGGGGTGCCGTCGGCGAGTTTCAGTTCGGCGGTGAGGGTCTCGCCCTGTTCGGCGGCTTCACCCTCCCCGGCAGCCTGCCCACCACCGTGACCGCCGCCGCCTTCGGCGGGCGGCGCCGACGGTGACGGCGAGCCGGTCCAGATCGACGGGGTCGTGCCGGGAGTGTTGCTCGGGATCTCGGGCGCGGAGCATCCGCTGAGCGCGAGAGCGGGAATGCTGAACAAGGCAGCGGCGGCGACGGTCTTGAACATGTGCAAGAGCCTAACCGGTGACCACCACGACCACGCCCGGCGGTTGCTCGGCGAGTGCGGGCACCCGCGGTTCGACCGGTGCTTCGAGCAGTCTGCCCACCTCCTCGGCGGCCTCACGCTCGCCGGGGGCATCGGAGAAGTACACCGTCGTCGCGGTCACGTCCGGCAGTTCGAGGTTGCCGGTGTCGGTGACGTTCCAGCCGGCGTCGCGCAGCCGGTTGGCGGCGCCTTCGGCCGCGCCCTGCACGGTCGAGATGTTGAACACCCGCACCTCGGCCCGCTCCGGTTCGGCCTCCGCCGGGGCACTGGTCGGGGTGCTGGTGACCGTGGAGGTGGCGATCGGTGACTGCGCGTCGGCATCGTCGTCGTCGGAGCCCATCGCCTGGAAACCCACCAACAGGAACACCACGCCCAGAAACAGCAGCACCATGACCATGGCGCGCAGGGGCAGACCGGACGAGTCTCGCTGGTTCATTGCGCCCACCTTATCGACCGGGCCCGCAGGCCTGGCGGAGAACCTCAGGTGACGTCGAAGCCGAGGCGGCGCGCCGCCCGCGCCTTCTGCCTGCTGGCCCGGAGCCGACGCAACCGCTTGACCAGCATCGGATCGGCCGCGAGTGCCTCGGGCCGGTCGACGAGCGCGTTGAGCACCTGGTAGTAGCGGGTGGCCGACATCGAGAACAGCTCTTTGATGGCGTCTTCTTTGGAGCCGGCGTACTTCCACCACTGTCGCTCGAAGGCGAGAATGTCGTGCTCGCGCCGGGTCAGTCCGTCGGAGAGTTCAGAGTTGTCCCCGGATTGCTCAGTCCGCGCGATCGCGCCGTCCATCTGGCTCTTGGACCCTTCCGACAACTTGAATGACATCGCTGTGGTTCGGCGCTCATTCAACCACGGGTTGGGCTGATGAGCGGTCCGACATGCCCGCGAGTCGGGCAGCGGAGATTGCCGACTTAAGATTTTCCGCATGGCCGTCGTTCCGATCCGCATCGTAGGAGATCCCGTCCTGCACACCGCCACCGAGCCGGTGCCCGTCGGGGACGACGGTTCCCTGCCGCCCGACCTCGCGGACCTCATCACCGATCTCTACGACACGATGGACGCGGCGAACGGCGTCGGCCTGGCCGCCAACCAGATCGGGGTGGCCAAGCGGGTGTTCGTCTACGACTGCGCGGAGGTGCGCGGCCGGCTGACCCGTCGGCGCGGCGTGGTGGTCAACCCGGTGCTGGAGACCTCCGAGGTGCCCGAGACCATGCCCGTCCCCGATGACGACGACGAAGGTTGCCTGTCGGTGCCGGGCGAGTCGTTCCCGACGGGCCGCGCGACGTGGGCGAAGGTGACGGGCCTGGACGCCGACGGCACCCCGATCACGCTCGAGGGCACCGACCTGTTCGCGCGGATGCTGCAGCACGAGACCGGCCACCTCGACGGGTTCCTGTACCTGGACCGGTTGGTCGGCAGGCATGCGCGCAGCGCCAAGAAGGCGGTGAAGTCGCACGGGTGGGGTGTGCCGGGGTTGTCGTGGATGCCCGGCAAGGACCCCGACCCGTTCGGTCACTGATGCAGGTGCCGCCGGCCGGGACGCGGGTGATCATCCGGTACCGGTTGCCCGCCGGCTCCGAGCCGCCGCTGACCGATGTCATCGGCCACCTGCTCGCCGACTATCCGAAACTGCAGGTTCGCACCAAACACGGCGAGATCGTCGACGTCGATCCCGCCGATGTCGTCGTGCTCAAGGCGTTGCCCCCGAAAACGGTGCGCACCGCCGACATCCGCAAACTCGAGTACGCCGCCGCGCTCGCGTGGCCGGGCCTGGAGCGCCGGTGGGTCGACGGCTGGCTGCTACGGGCCGCCAACGGACACACCCACCGCGGCAACTCGGCGGTGCCGCTGGGTTTCGACGCCGACGCCTCGGCGATCCCGACGATCATCGACTTCTACGCCGAGCGCGGGCTCACCCCGTGGTTGTCGCTGCCCGACCGGTTGTTCCGTCCACCCGAACGCCCGCCGCACCTCGAAACCGTCGTGATGGCAATCGAATTGGACGGCCCGCCGGAGGCGAGCGGGGTGCTGCTCGCCGGCTCACCCGATGCCGAGTGGCTGCGTCTGCTGCAGCGTGAGTTGCCCGTCGAGGTGCTGACCGCGGTCGTCGACGGGGAGGTCGTGTTCGCGACGGTCCCGGGTGCCGGCGTCGGGCGCGCTGCGGTCACCACGGCGCCCGACGGTGGGCGCTGGGTGGGCCTGTCGTCGGTGCGGGTGGACGAGGCGGCCCGCGGCCGCGGCGTCGCCCGGCGGTTGTGTACGGCACTGCTGGCGTGGGGCGTCGAGAGCGGCGCGACCCGCGGGTACGTGCAGGTGCTGGCCGACAACGCGGTGGCGCTGCACCTGTACGAGTCGATGGGTTTCGTCCCGCAGCACCGCAGCCGCTATCTCGACGCTCGTAGCCTGTAGGCCATGCGCATCGCGACCTGGAACGTCAACTCGATCCGCGCCCGGGTCGAACGTGTCACCGACTGGCTGCAGCGCGCCGACGTCGACGTGTTGGCGATGCAGGAGACCAAGTGCTCCGACGAACAGTTCCCGGTCATGCCGTTCCTCGCGGCGGGCTACGAGGTGGCGCACTGCGGGTTCAACCAGTGGAACGGGGTGGCGATCGCGTCGCGGGTCGGCATCGACAATGTCGAGGTCGGCTTCGACGGTCAGCCGACGTGGAGCGACAAGCCCGAGGTGGAGGCGGCCGCGGAGGCCCGCGCACTGGGGGCCACCTGCAACGGCGTGCGGGTGTGGAGTCTCTACGTGCCCAACGGCCGCTTCGTCGGCTCCCCGCACTATGCGTACAAGTTGGAATGGCTTGCCGCGCTGCGTGATACCGCGCACAAGTGGGTGTCCGACGAGCCGTCCGCGCCGATCGCGCTCGTTGGCGACTGGAACATCGCACCCACCGACGAGGACGTGTGGAGCGTCGATTTCTACCAGAACAGCACGCATGTCACCGCACCGGAGCGCGCGGCGTTCGACGCGATCGTCGAGGCCGGATTCACCGACGTGGTGCGGCCGTTCACCCCCGGCCCCGCGGTGTTCACGTACTGGGATTACACGCAGCTGCGGTTCCCGAAGAACCGCGGCATGCGGATCGACTTCATCCTCGGCTCACCCGCATTCGCACAGCGCGTCGCGCACGGCGAGATCGTCCGCGACGAACGCAAGAGCGGCAAGGACCGCATCGGGTCGCCCAGCGACCACGCCCCTGTGCTGGTCGAACTGACGTAGCCCGGACATGTCGGACGGCCGTGGCATGATGAGGTCATGGTCGAACATACGTTCGAACCCGCCGATCCCGGGGTCAGCCTCGCCGTCATCGAAGAGACGCACCGCGAGGAGTCGAAACTGATGGCACGCCAGATGGTGGCAGTCGCCGACCTGCTGGCGATCCGGACCAGCGAGGCCGAGGGCATCGATCCCGACCCCGGTTGGTCGATGGTCACCGGCTTCACCCGGACCACCGCGGAGGTGGGCGCCGCGCTGAACCTGGCGCCCGTGGAGGCCAGCAAGCTGGTGGCGTGTGCCGAGGCGCTCGACGCCCGGCTGCCGAAGATCTTCGCGCTGCTGGCGGACGGCCGCATCGACTTTCCGAGCGTGCGCTGCATCGTCACCCGCACTGAGCTCGTCGACGACGGACTGATCGGTCAGGTCGACGAGGCGTTGGCGGAGCGCATCGGCCGCTGGCAGACATGGTCGCGCACGCGACTCGTCACCACCGTGGACAGCGTGGTGCACAAGGTCGACCCGGAAGCCGCCAAGGAGCGCCGTGCCCGCGCCGACGGGGACCGGTACGTCAGCACCACGGCTCAGCCCGACGGAACCGCACGACTCCGGGGACGAATCTCGGCCACCGCGGCCGCCGCCTTCGAGCAGCGGATATCTGCGATGGTTAATTTGTTGTGCCCCAACGACCCCCGCACGATGGATCAGCGCCGCGCCGACGCGTTCGCCGCGGTGATGGCGGGCCGCAACCTGGTGTGTGATTGCGGCAGCGACGAATGCCCGACGCGCACGGAGGATACCGAGCAGAGCCGTGGGGTGCTCGCGGTCATCAACGTGATCGCCACCGACACGACCGTCAGCGGTGAGAGCGAGCAGCCGGGGTATCTCGAGGGTTACGGGGTCATCGGCGCAGATGTGGTCCGCGAGATCGCCCAGGACGCCGCGATTCGGCCGTGCGAGCAGCCGACCGTGACCGAGGCTCAGGCGCACAGGTACCAGCCCACTGCGGCGACGGCGCGATGGGTGCGGCAGCGGGATCTGACGTGCCGGTTCCCCGGATGTGATCGCAAGGCGAGCATCTGCGACCTCGACCACACCACGCCGTTCAATCATGCGGATCCGGCGTCCGGCGGGTTGACGGTGCCCTGGGGGTTGGCCGCGTATTGCCGTGAGCACCATCGGCTGAAGACCTTCGTCAGCGGGTCCAACGGCTGGCGTGACGAGCAGCTCGCCGACGGCACGATCGTATGGACCTCGCCGACGGGTCGTGAGTACCGCACGACGCCGATCGGTGCAGAGTTGTTTCCGCAGATGCGCCCGGCATGCGGGGAGCCGACGCCGCGGAAGCGCAGTCGGCAGCGCGAGCGCAAAACGCGGGTGAAGTACCTGCGAAGGAAACTTGCTGTGCAGCGTCCCGTCAACGCCGCCCAGCGCAGGCTGGACTATGCCCGCAAGCGGGAGATCGAGCATCGCAAGTGGCGCAATCAATCTCGCCGATTTCTGATTCTCTTCAAGGGGAACGAGCCCAGCAAGAGCCCCTTCGCCACCTGGATCAACGAGCCGTTCGAGCCCGAGGAGCTGCCGCCGGACTGGCGACCACCACCACTGCCGCCGATACCGGATGATCCCCCGTTCTGACCGGGGTCAGCAGCTGTCTCACCGCGGCGGCGGCCCGCTTGCCCGCGTGCCCGTCGCCGAACGGGTTGCGCTGTTGTGGGACATCGACGCGGCGTTGCGCCAGGCGCCGTGCGGCCTCGCGGCGGATCGTCGCACGGTCGGTGCCGACCAGCACCGCACATCCGGCGTCGATGGCTTCCCGCCGCTCGGTGGTGTTGCGCAGCACCAGCACGGGGACGCCGAAGCTCGGCGCCTCCTCCTGGATCCCGCCGGAGTCGCTCAGCACAAGCGCTGAAAGCTCCAGTGTCCGAATCAGATCGGGATAGTCGAGTGGAGCGGTGATGTGCATGCGCGGCTCGTCGCCGAGCACAGCCTCCACCTCACCGCGCACCACCGGGTTGGGATGTGCCGGCAGGACCGCGACAAGATCGGGATGCGCGGCGAGCACATCGCGCACTGCGTGCAGCACCGAACGCAACGGTTCTCCCCACGACTCGCGGCGGTGGACGGTGACGAGCATCAGCCGGGCGCCGGCCGCGACCTGTTCTTCGACGACCCGCAGCACCGGCACACCGAACGGGCGCACCCGGCCCGCGATCGCGAGCACCGCGTCCACCACGGTGTTGCCGATGACGTGGATATGTTCTGCCGCAACACCTTCGGCGCGCAGGTTGGCCGCGGCGCGCGGCGTCGGCGCCAGGTGCAGCGCCGCGATCTGCGCGATCATCCGCCGGTTGGCTTCTTCGGGGAACGGCGCCTGCAGATCGTGTGACCGCAGCCCGGCTTCCAGGTGCACCACCGGCACCCCGTTCCAGAACGCGGTCAGCGCGCCCACCAGCGCGCTGGTGGTGTCGCCCTGGACGACGACCGCTGACGGCATCCGCTGTCGCATCACGTCGTCGAGCTTGTGCGTCAACTGCGAAACGAGTTCGGCCTGCGTTCCGGTGAGGCGCTCGGGTTCGAGCACCAGGCCCGGTGTCAGCCCGAACGCCGCCAGCGCCTGGTCGAACATCGTCGGGTGCTGGCCGGTGCCGACGACGACCGGTGCGGCCCAACTCTGGTCGAGGGCCAGCGCGAGCGGCGCGAGTTTGACCGCTTCGGGGCGGGTGCCGCCGATCAGCCAAACCTCCGGAACCATCACGGGTCGCCTACCCCGCCGCCCGCGCGCCGAGCGAGGACGCCCACCACTTCGCGACGACCTGCTGCGCCGGCTTCCCGGCGATCGACGTGTCCAGTGCGGTTCCGCCGCGACGCGGGGCGACGGCCCACGTCCAGAAGAACACACCGGCGCACCAGGCTTGACCGGTGAAGGTGGCCAGGAATGCTTCGTAACCGGCGGCCTGCTCATCCGGCGCGGGTCGGCGGCTGATCGTGCCGTCCCATGGCGCGGTGGCCGCACCATGCTGGCTCGGAAACCCGGTCTCGGTGAACAGGATTCGTCGGCCGGTCATTTCGGCGAAGGCCGCGAGTTCGGTTCGCCGGCTGTCGAGCGCGCGCCGGAGCTCCGGCACATCGGTGGTCGGTTCGGTGGTCAGCGACCAGTAGGCGTCGATGCCGACGAGGTCGACCGCGTCCCAGAACGCGACGCGGCGGTACTCGTCGTGGTTGGCCGCGTACACCAGCGGACCCGAGAATGCTTGCCGCACGCCCGCGATGACCGCCAGCCATGCGGGCCGGTCACCGCTGACGCCGCGTAACTCGGTGCCGACCGCCAACTGGTCGACCGAGAGTTCGGCCGCGAGTGCGGCGTAGTGCGTGATGAAGCCGCGGTATGCCGAGAACCAGGCTGTCCGGTCGGCAGGGTCGATCCGGTTGCGGTCCGAGCCGTCGGCCACGTCGACGTGCGGTTTGAGCAACACCTTCAGGCCGTGGCCCCTGGCCAGCGCCACCACCGCGCGAATGTCGTCGTCGGCGACGGTGCTGGACGCCGGACTGATCACCGACGCCGTGCGGGTGCCCTGATACCAGGTCGGCACGATCTGTACCCAGTTTGCGCCCGCCGCAGCCATTTTCGTGAGCGCTTCGCCGGTCGACGGGTCGGTGTATCCATGCTTGTCCCAGGTCGGCAGGACCATGCCGCGCTGTACCGGTGCGGTGGTGATCGTCGGCTCGGCCGGTGTCGGCGCTGGAGCGCATCCGGCCACCAGGGCGAGCACGACCACGAGTGCCCGGATCACCGGGACGACCATTCGGGGTCGAGCATGGCCTCGCGCAGGGCCTCGCAGTAGGTCAGGTCCCACACCACGCTCATCGCGGCCATGCCGGCG
The window above is part of the Mycolicibacterium rutilum genome. Proteins encoded here:
- a CDS encoding Na+/H+ antiporter subunit D, yielding MSITAALIPLPVLVPTISAAATLIAGRRPRLQRSITLAALSIVVAVCCALLYLADRDGTLVLNVGGWGQSIPGMGPLGITLVVDRLSALMLVVSSIVLLAVVFYAIGQGIRDGDERQPVSIFMPTYLVLSAGVCMAFLAGDLFNLFVGFEVLLSSSYVLLTIGASKDRVRAGISYVMVSMVSSLVFLFGIALVYAATGTLNLAEIAVRLDDVSSGTRSAMFAVLLVAFGIKAAVFPLSAWLPDSYPTAPAPVTAVFAGLLTKVGVYAIIRAHSLLFPSGGLDPVLLVAALLTMLIGILGAIAQSDIKRLLSFTLVSHIGYMVFGIALSSQLGMSGAIYYVAHHILVQTTLFLVVGLIERQAGASTMQRLGGLAAASPLLAFVFVVPALNLGGIPPFSGFIGKVALLEAGAQDGSVLAWTLVGGGVVTSLLTLYVVARVWTKAFWRSREDAPEGHLSAASPSALLDEPEDIEFVDRDHVGRMPAGMVAPTGALIAVGLALTIFAGPIFAYSERASGEVLDRGQYITAVVGTR
- a CDS encoding Na+/H+ antiporter subunit E, encoding MRSIVLRAWVLCWLVLVWVLLWGNLSAANVLSGLAVALLITLLLPLPAVPVEGKVHPLSLLWLLLTVAYRLVLSSVQVALLAVKPSPPLSAVLRAHLSVKSDLVLALAVNIFNLIPGSIVLEIDQSRRMLYMHVIDVGSDRAVSRFYAQIAEVERLLVRAFEREEDWRPTTNGRDA
- a CDS encoding monovalent cation/H+ antiporter complex subunit F, with translation MTVVWVIAAVMITAAAAITMFRLLAGPSTLDRLVAVDTLIAVAMCGVGIWAAYSLDSTVTYGLTALALISFVGSVSVARFRVPDIKDGRGPR
- the mnhG gene encoding monovalent cation/H(+) antiporter subunit G codes for the protein MNVYDIVTAVLVLGGSTLALTAAIGVVRFPDTLTRMHAASKPQVLGLLLVLAGAAIRLRGNADVGMLLLAGLFTVITAPVVANRVGQLAYREQNVRDDLLTADEANEFAERTESGANDQD
- a CDS encoding SAM-dependent methyltransferase translates to MTRTDGDTWDITESVGATALGVAWSRAQEKDTECPLFIDPFAQLFIDAALERGWRLPPAHMLDRIRAIGGYAASRTKWFDEFFVAAGANGIDQVVILAAGLDARAWRLPWVDGTVVYEIDQPRVLGFKAETLRKNDVSPATTYMPVPIDLRDDWPRALRDAGFDPTEPTAWAAEGLLPYLPAAGQDLLFERISDLSARGSRIAVEAFGADFFDPEYLASRREKLRASQQDGDADDSAFDVADMWFIEDRTEVADWLAEHGWDVAAVEAADLMGRYGRCAAGEVDDATPRTVFVEGQRSC
- a CDS encoding LON peptidase substrate-binding domain-containing protein, giving the protein MPAMPMFPLQVAMLPGEELPLRIFEPRYTALVRDCLAQSDPAFGVVLIAAGREVGGGDTRSDVGALAHITDVGDHGDGRYRLKCVMGERIRVLEWQPDDPYPRAAIEPWPDQPGGPVDTDAIRAVEDRMVALFERIAAARGAQVDAREVVAGADASGDVGKWLYALASRLPMGQADRYAVLAAPSPADRLAALADAVETVTAMVEFQLSGE
- a CDS encoding glutamate--cysteine ligase, which codes for MSSLPASSRIDFAGSPKPTVGVEWEFALVDAQTRDLSNEATAVIEELGDTPHVHKELLRNTVEIVTGICDSVPEAMDDLRSTLHSARRIVRDRDMELFCAGTHPFAQWSPGSLTDAPRYAELIKRTQWWGRQMLIWGVHVHVGVRSAHKVMAINTSLLNHYPHLLALSASSPFWDGEDTGYASNRAMMFQQLPTAGLPFHFQTWAEWEHFVHDQKKTGIIDHMNEIRWDIRPSPHIGTVEIRIFDGVSNLRELSALVALTHCLVVDLDRRLDAGEPLPTMPPWHVQENKWRAARYGLDAIIIQDADSNERLVTDDLEDLLNRLEPVAASLHCADELARVEDIYRTGGSYQRQRRVAEEHDGDLHAVVDALIGELDI
- the sodC gene encoding superoxide dismutase[Cu-Zn]; translation: MFKTVAAAALFSIPALALSGCSAPEIPSNTPGTTPSIWTGSPSPSAPPAEGGGGHGGGQAAGEGEAAEQGETLTAELKLADGTPVATANIAFTGDFATVTVETTTPGELTPGFHGMHIHQVGKCEANSVAPTGGAPGNFNSAGGHFQVPGHSGHPASGDLSSLQVREDGSAKLVTTTDAFTAEELTSGAGTAIIIHEKADNFANIPPERYQQVNGDPPPDAATLATGDAGARVACGVISAG
- a CDS encoding LytR C-terminal domain-containing protein; translated protein: MNQRDSSGLPLRAMVMVLLFLGVVFLLVGFQAMGSDDDDADAQSPIATSTVTSTPTSAPAEAEPERAEVRVFNISTVQGAAEGAANRLRDAGWNVTDTGNLELPDVTATTVYFSDAPGEREAAEEVGRLLEAPVEPRVPALAEQPPGVVVVVTG
- a CDS encoding DUF3263 domain-containing protein — translated: MDGAIARTEQSGDNSELSDGLTRREHDILAFERQWWKYAGSKEDAIKELFSMSATRYYQVLNALVDRPEALAADPMLVKRLRRLRASRQKARAARRLGFDVT
- a CDS encoding peptide deformylase, whose translation is MAVVPIRIVGDPVLHTATEPVPVGDDGSLPPDLADLITDLYDTMDAANGVGLAANQIGVAKRVFVYDCAEVRGRLTRRRGVVVNPVLETSEVPETMPVPDDDDEGCLSVPGESFPTGRATWAKVTGLDADGTPITLEGTDLFARMLQHETGHLDGFLYLDRLVGRHARSAKKAVKSHGWGVPGLSWMPGKDPDPFGH